The following proteins come from a genomic window of Vicinamibacterales bacterium:
- a CDS encoding protein kinase: MNVRIVPNSLIGQTLGHYRIVDQLGAGGMGVVYRAQDLKLGRQVALKVLPAASSDNEEAIERFKREARTASSLNHPNICTIYGFDEHEGQLYLVMELLDGEPLDHRLSGKPLDLRLMLDIATQVADALDAAHTEGILHRDVKPANIFITRRGSVKVLDFGLAKLSPEYRRSARRLDAANETRVPEHFTSVAGTTVGTIAYMSPEQARGDDVDPRTDLFSFGVVLYEMATGKQSFPGHTTAVVFDGILNRDPAPPSTLNASVPGELDRIVSKALEKDRSLRYQTAADLGADLKRLRRDSGSRQITVSAAVASSNPDAPTVVLPSGTTQVASGSGAPPVIPSAAGMAPASASVPPAALQSGVSKPWVFGAGMGVVIIAAIAAGLGAYFASRSGVATETTQQAAAPAPDASSAAGTPAAPPPATPAAAAPDPSAKAPAPASGTAAKPAGPAASTAKPAAKPATAATAPAPAASRDAEAMQRLEVARAKAANNLNDQALADLKQIIVDYPGSRAGAEASLLAAELHEKTGRLDDAMAALVEFESRFAGDRRAADSKLRRSQMLSRQRQPRAQIQSRELLAEVARDFPGTPQANLALQTKLRIETERKDLREIDPVIKIEVPAVMVTLRTVIEQFPDTPQSMAARNRLAAMLGGMNRHQDAAHVLEDLAAHFPDNPMDVWFRLGEIYERRLNDPVKAKETYAKVPQGSARYAEAQRRLNRR, translated from the coding sequence ATGAACGTCCGCATCGTGCCGAATTCCCTGATTGGCCAGACCCTCGGGCACTACCGCATCGTGGACCAGCTTGGCGCTGGTGGCATGGGCGTCGTGTACCGCGCACAGGACCTCAAGCTTGGCCGCCAGGTGGCGCTCAAGGTGCTGCCGGCCGCAAGCAGCGACAACGAAGAGGCCATCGAGCGCTTCAAGCGAGAGGCGCGCACCGCCTCATCGCTGAACCACCCGAACATCTGCACGATCTACGGCTTCGACGAACACGAAGGCCAGCTCTATCTCGTCATGGAGCTGCTGGACGGCGAGCCGCTCGATCACCGCCTGTCGGGCAAGCCGCTCGACCTGCGGCTGATGCTCGACATCGCCACGCAGGTCGCCGACGCGCTCGACGCGGCGCACACCGAAGGCATCCTGCACCGCGACGTGAAGCCGGCCAACATCTTCATCACGCGGCGGGGCTCGGTGAAGGTGCTCGACTTCGGCCTCGCCAAGCTGTCGCCCGAATATCGCCGCTCGGCGCGGCGCCTCGACGCCGCCAACGAAACGCGCGTGCCCGAACACTTCACGAGCGTTGCCGGCACCACGGTCGGCACCATCGCCTACATGTCGCCGGAACAGGCGCGCGGTGATGACGTGGATCCGCGGACCGACCTCTTCTCGTTCGGCGTCGTGCTGTACGAGATGGCCACCGGGAAGCAGAGCTTCCCCGGCCACACCACCGCGGTGGTGTTCGACGGCATCCTCAATCGCGACCCGGCGCCGCCAAGCACGCTCAACGCCTCGGTGCCCGGCGAGCTCGATCGCATTGTCTCAAAGGCGCTCGAAAAGGACCGGTCGCTGCGCTACCAGACCGCCGCCGACCTCGGCGCCGATCTCAAGCGGCTGCGCCGCGATTCCGGCTCGCGGCAGATCACGGTGTCGGCGGCCGTCGCGTCGAGCAATCCGGATGCGCCGACCGTCGTGCTCCCGTCGGGGACGACGCAAGTCGCCTCGGGATCCGGCGCGCCGCCGGTGATCCCATCCGCCGCCGGCATGGCCCCGGCCTCCGCATCGGTCCCGCCGGCGGCGTTGCAGTCGGGCGTGAGCAAGCCCTGGGTCTTCGGCGCCGGCATGGGCGTGGTCATCATCGCGGCCATTGCCGCCGGCCTCGGCGCGTATTTCGCCAGCCGCAGCGGCGTCGCGACCGAAACTACGCAGCAAGCGGCCGCACCGGCGCCCGATGCCTCGTCCGCGGCGGGCACACCCGCCGCTCCGCCACCGGCAACGCCAGCGGCCGCGGCGCCTGATCCCTCCGCCAAGGCGCCGGCTCCGGCCAGTGGGACTGCGGCGAAGCCGGCCGGTCCCGCGGCATCAACCGCCAAACCGGCGGCCAAGCCGGCGACGGCGGCCACGGCACCCGCGCCGGCCGCCTCTCGCGACGCCGAGGCCATGCAGCGGCTGGAAGTGGCCCGCGCCAAGGCCGCCAACAACCTGAACGACCAGGCGCTCGCCGACCTCAAGCAGATCATCGTGGACTATCCCGGCTCACGCGCCGGCGCCGAGGCCTCGCTGCTGGCGGCGGAGCTCCACGAGAAGACCGGCCGCCTCGACGATGCGATGGCGGCGTTGGTGGAGTTCGAGAGCCGCTTCGCCGGGGACCGGCGGGCCGCCGACAGCAAGCTGCGCCGATCGCAAATGCTCAGCCGCCAGCGCCAGCCTCGCGCGCAGATCCAGTCGCGCGAGCTGCTCGCGGAAGTCGCGCGCGACTTTCCCGGAACCCCGCAAGCCAACCTGGCGCTGCAGACGAAGTTGCGGATCGAGACCGAGCGGAAGGATCTGCGCGAGATCGATCCGGTCATCAAGATCGAGGTGCCGGCGGTCATGGTGACGCTGCGAACCGTGATCGAGCAGTTTCCGGATACGCCGCAGTCGATGGCGGCGCGCAACCGGCTGGCCGCGATGCTCGGCGGCATGAACCGGCACCAGGATGCCGCGCACGTGCTCGAGGACCTGGCCGCGCACTTCCCCGACAATCCGATGGACGTGTGGTTCCGCCTCGGCGAGATCTACGAACGCCGGCTGAACGACCCGGTCAAGGCCAAGGAGACGTATGCGAAGGTGCCGCAAGGCTCGGCGCGCTACGCCGAGGCCCAGCGCCGGCTGAATCGCCGGTAG
- a CDS encoding helix-turn-helix domain-containing protein: MESTPEPSPRSAGALTSIDKALEVCEVLSGVPRGMNLSDLARALRQPASTVHRLLGVLKRRGYVRQDDETQRYGLTLKMLDLSFRSLGQSELRLHAYPIMREYVLRTPYRGFIAIPASGEVTYVWSTGPDEVAMRTVYGKEMPGHCAIYFSPRQATRRLSCLRLAASAELTRPEATVVRMGPPPMEPDALQRLFCTCAPVRDYTGHEVARVGVFGHGADDRPILTEHHRGAWDLARRISMRLGHVPPSALESTA; the protein is encoded by the coding sequence GTGGAATCAACTCCAGAGCCATCCCCTCGGTCGGCCGGCGCCCTCACCTCCATCGACAAGGCGCTCGAAGTCTGCGAAGTGTTGAGCGGCGTGCCGCGCGGCATGAACCTCTCGGACCTCGCTCGTGCCCTCCGCCAGCCCGCATCCACCGTGCATCGCCTGCTTGGCGTCCTGAAGCGTCGCGGCTACGTGCGCCAGGATGACGAGACCCAGCGCTACGGGCTCACGCTGAAAATGCTCGACCTGAGCTTTCGGTCGCTCGGACAGTCGGAACTGCGGCTGCACGCCTACCCGATCATGCGGGAGTACGTGCTGCGCACGCCGTATCGCGGGTTCATCGCCATTCCCGCCAGCGGGGAAGTGACGTACGTGTGGAGCACGGGCCCGGACGAAGTGGCCATGCGCACCGTGTACGGCAAAGAGATGCCGGGGCACTGCGCCATCTACTTTTCACCGCGGCAGGCGACGCGCCGGCTCAGTTGCCTGCGGCTCGCGGCATCCGCCGAACTGACCCGGCCCGAAGCGACGGTCGTGCGCATGGGACCGCCGCCGATGGAGCCCGACGCCCTGCAGCGGCTGTTCTGCACCTGCGCGCCGGTGAGGGACTACACCGGACATGAAGTCGCCCGCGTGGGCGTTTTCGGCCACGGCGCCGACGACCGGCCCATTCTGACCGAACACCACCGCGGCGCCTGGGACCTGGCGCGCCGCATCTCGATGCGACTCGGCCACGTGCCCCCCAGCGCGCTGGAGAGCACCGCGTAG
- a CDS encoding ferredoxin family protein — protein sequence MAYIITEPCIGTKDSACVDVCPVDCIHPRKDEGDFEAETQLYIHPDECIDCGACVPACPVEAIFALDEVPEKWKTYIEINAKHFQK from the coding sequence ATGGCTTACATCATCACGGAACCCTGCATCGGCACGAAGGACTCGGCCTGCGTTGACGTGTGTCCGGTGGACTGCATCCACCCGCGCAAGGACGAGGGCGATTTCGAGGCCGAGACCCAGCTCTACATTCACCCCGACGAGTGCATCGATTGCGGCGCGTGCGTCCCGGCCTGCCCAGTCGAGGCGATTTTCGCCCTGGACGAGGTGCCGGAAAAGTGGAAGACCTACATCGAGATCAACGCCAAGCACTTCCAGAAATAA
- a CDS encoding aspartyl protease family protein, with amino-acid sequence MPIRPRMAWVAAAVLAALVSGVQGRAPGDDAVLQFQLGTLLFEETRYREALEAFRKAVGADSKSIALQARIGVVKSSLRLGEFLDAQKEAQTLKQQAPTDPEVLTVHADAMWSAGLFDEAHEEFKDALALSPELSRGHHGLARALASQNKLDEALNEAQAALRLAPRDEEVHHTVGAIFERMRRYEQAAAAYGNYVNLLPNKDRSDKASWSRSQIRFLRSFGEREPIAMDETAAAGLHTVDFRIVDEKVIVKAKVNGGRLQDFVLDTGSELTTISRQTASSGGVRPITYTLSAGVGEVGLRGLQLGRLDTLEIGTLKLSNVPALIKAPALRGIPKRETESFSPLGLGLSTTIDYATHKLSLGRHLPDERSEFTLPMRHHRLSMVRGMINQTRPTYFVVDTGGEVISISTATADEINQAMPRKIALRVYGTSGWDREAFLMPGVNLKFQDIAFNNFAVVVLNLRAPSVLLGFQVGGIVGHKFLSPYRVSLDLDRSELRMTKAMN; translated from the coding sequence ATGCCGATTCGACCTCGCATGGCGTGGGTGGCCGCGGCGGTGCTCGCGGCGCTGGTTTCGGGTGTTCAGGGGCGCGCGCCCGGAGACGATGCCGTACTCCAGTTTCAGCTGGGCACGCTGCTGTTCGAAGAGACGCGCTATCGTGAGGCGCTCGAGGCGTTCCGCAAGGCGGTGGGCGCCGACAGCAAGTCGATCGCCCTGCAGGCGCGGATCGGCGTGGTCAAGTCCTCGCTGCGGCTCGGCGAGTTTCTCGACGCGCAGAAAGAAGCGCAAACCCTCAAGCAGCAGGCGCCCACCGACCCCGAGGTCCTGACCGTCCACGCCGACGCGATGTGGTCGGCCGGCCTCTTCGACGAGGCGCACGAGGAATTCAAGGACGCGCTGGCGCTGTCCCCGGAACTGTCGCGCGGCCATCACGGCCTGGCCCGGGCGCTGGCCTCGCAGAACAAGCTGGACGAAGCGCTCAACGAAGCGCAGGCCGCCCTCAGGCTGGCGCCCCGCGACGAAGAAGTGCATCACACCGTCGGCGCCATCTTCGAGCGCATGCGGCGCTACGAGCAGGCGGCGGCCGCCTACGGCAACTACGTCAACCTGCTCCCCAACAAGGATCGCAGCGACAAGGCGTCGTGGTCGCGATCGCAGATTCGCTTCCTGCGCTCGTTCGGCGAGCGCGAACCCATCGCCATGGACGAGACCGCGGCCGCGGGCCTGCACACCGTGGACTTCCGGATCGTGGACGAAAAGGTGATCGTCAAGGCCAAGGTCAACGGCGGACGCCTGCAGGACTTCGTGCTCGACACCGGCTCCGAACTGACGACCATTTCCCGCCAGACCGCCTCCAGCGGCGGCGTGCGTCCCATCACCTACACGCTGAGCGCCGGCGTCGGCGAAGTGGGCCTGCGCGGCCTGCAGCTGGGCCGGCTCGATACGCTGGAGATCGGCACGCTCAAGCTGAGCAACGTGCCCGCGCTGATCAAGGCGCCGGCGCTGCGCGGCATTCCCAAGCGGGAGACCGAGAGTTTCTCGCCGCTCGGCCTCGGGCTGTCGACGACCATCGACTACGCGACCCACAAGCTGTCGCTGGGCCGCCACCTGCCCGACGAACGGTCGGAGTTCACGCTGCCCATGCGCCACCATCGCCTGTCGATGGTGCGCGGCATGATCAACCAGACCCGCCCCACCTACTTCGTGGTGGACACCGGCGGCGAGGTGATTTCCATCAGCACGGCGACTGCCGACGAGATCAACCAGGCGATGCCGCGCAAGATTGCGCTGCGCGTGTATGGCACGTCGGGGTGGGACCGCGAGGCGTTCCTGATGCCGGGCGTGAACCTGAAGTTCCAGGACATCGCCTTCAATAACTTTGCGGTGGTGGTGCTGAACCTGCGGGCGCCGAGCGTGCTGCTCGGCTTCCAGGTGGGCGGCATCGTCGGCCACAAGTTCCTCAGCCCGTATCGCGTCTCGCTCGATCTGGACCGGAGCGAGCTGCGCATGACCAAGGCGATGAACTAA
- a CDS encoding hotdog domain-containing protein, translating into MVKPKRWQDSTAETVQVVLPNDSNPLGFILGGTVMHLIDITGAIACHRHTNTLALTAGVDGLEFIHPIKVGDLILLKSRVTCAFSTSLEVEVEVFSEEIETGTRKLTSRAYLTFVSIDKNGKAQKVPPLLAETPDDEERVRQAHERRADRLRRKTERGTP; encoded by the coding sequence TTGGTAAAGCCAAAGCGCTGGCAGGACTCGACGGCTGAAACCGTCCAGGTCGTCCTGCCCAACGACTCCAACCCGCTCGGGTTCATCCTGGGCGGGACGGTGATGCACCTGATCGACATCACCGGGGCGATTGCCTGCCACCGGCACACCAACACGCTCGCCTTGACGGCGGGCGTGGACGGCCTCGAGTTCATCCACCCCATTAAGGTCGGTGACCTGATCCTGCTCAAGTCGCGCGTCACCTGCGCGTTCAGCACGTCGCTCGAAGTGGAAGTGGAGGTCTTCTCGGAGGAGATTGAGACCGGCACGCGTAAGCTGACCAGCCGCGCCTACCTGACGTTCGTGTCGATCGACAAGAACGGCAAGGCGCAGAAGGTGCCGCCGCTGCTGGCGGAAACGCCGGACGACGAGGAACGGGTCCGGCAGGCGCACGAGCGGCGCGCCGACCGGCTCCGCCGGAAAACCGAACGCGGCACCCCGTAA
- a CDS encoding TlpA disulfide reductase family protein, producing MDQHDGSTDSSQDVAPAATTAPASKMRLVAIGATAVALLAISIPFVWQQGAASEPAATLASDVTPAASHDTTASAGTDACMANAKPANFDFTLKDLEGQPVSLASYKGKVVLLNFWATWCGPCKAEIPGFVELQEKYKDNLVIVGFSVDDPADKAKAFAAEYKMNYPILLGEGREDVQDAYGPIWGIPASFLISKDGLVCRKHLGIAPKSVFEKEIVALM from the coding sequence ATGGATCAGCACGACGGCTCGACCGACAGTTCCCAGGACGTTGCTCCGGCGGCCACCACCGCCCCTGCGTCCAAGATGCGGCTCGTGGCGATCGGCGCCACGGCAGTGGCCCTCCTGGCGATCAGCATCCCGTTCGTGTGGCAACAGGGCGCGGCGTCGGAGCCGGCCGCCACACTGGCCAGCGACGTGACCCCGGCGGCGTCGCACGACACCACCGCGTCGGCCGGCACCGATGCGTGCATGGCCAACGCCAAGCCGGCAAATTTCGACTTCACCCTGAAGGACCTCGAGGGCCAGCCCGTGTCGCTCGCGTCCTACAAGGGGAAGGTGGTGCTGTTGAACTTCTGGGCGACGTGGTGCGGCCCCTGCAAGGCGGAAATTCCGGGCTTCGTCGAGCTGCAGGAAAAGTACAAGGACAACCTCGTGATTGTCGGGTTCTCGGTTGACGATCCCGCCGACAAGGCCAAGGCGTTCGCCGCCGAATACAAGATGAACTATCCCATCCTGCTGGGCGAAGGGCGTGAAGACGTGCAGGACGCCTACGGGCCGATCTGGGGCATCCCCGCGTCGTTCCTCATCAGCAAGGACGGCCTGGTCTGCCGCAAGCACCTGGGCATTGCGCCCAAGTCGGTGTTTGAAAAAGAAATTGTCGCGTTGATGTAG
- a CDS encoding ABC transporter permease — MFNWISQTIAVTALNLRTVPQRLGSSGVAIVGIAGVVVVLVSVLSIAAGFTAAMQGSGSPTRALVMRSGADSEMTSGLSGPEVDIIKQAPGLRRDGQTAIASAELYVIIDFPKKSTNTSANVPMRGVDRTALQVRNEVSIIEGRMLEFGTNEVVVGRGASGQFAGLTVGNTLQSGQNTWKVVGVFEAGGGVSETEVWCDARVLQGAYRRGNSYQVVLAQLDSSDSFNTFRDWLTANPQVNVQVRREADYYAQQSRALSSLIQGVGFGIAALMGIGAVFGAILTMYTAVSTRSREIATLRALGFNTTSVVVSVLAESLALAAIGGVIGGVGAYLAFNGYQTSTMNFSTFSQVAFAFQVTPRLLVMGLVYALAMGLIGGLFPAVRAARLPIPTALREL; from the coding sequence GTGTTCAACTGGATCAGCCAGACCATCGCCGTCACCGCCCTCAACCTCCGCACCGTCCCGCAGCGCCTCGGCTCGTCCGGGGTCGCCATTGTCGGCATTGCCGGCGTGGTGGTGGTGCTGGTGTCGGTGCTGTCGATCGCCGCGGGCTTCACGGCGGCCATGCAGGGCTCCGGATCGCCGACGCGCGCGCTGGTGATGCGCAGCGGCGCCGACAGCGAGATGACCAGCGGCCTGTCGGGCCCCGAAGTGGACATCATCAAGCAGGCGCCCGGCCTGCGGCGCGACGGCCAGACGGCGATCGCCTCGGCCGAGCTCTACGTGATCATCGACTTCCCCAAGAAGTCCACGAACACCTCGGCGAACGTGCCGATGCGCGGCGTCGACCGCACCGCGCTGCAGGTGCGCAACGAGGTGTCGATCATCGAAGGACGCATGCTGGAGTTCGGCACCAACGAGGTGGTGGTCGGCCGCGGCGCCAGCGGCCAGTTCGCCGGCCTCACCGTGGGCAACACGCTGCAGTCGGGACAGAACACCTGGAAGGTAGTCGGCGTGTTCGAGGCCGGCGGCGGCGTCAGCGAAACGGAAGTGTGGTGCGATGCGCGCGTGCTGCAGGGCGCCTATCGCCGCGGCAACAGCTACCAGGTGGTGCTGGCGCAGCTCGACTCGAGCGACAGCTTCAACACCTTCCGCGACTGGCTGACCGCCAACCCGCAGGTCAACGTGCAAGTGCGGCGGGAGGCGGACTACTACGCGCAGCAGTCGCGCGCCCTCAGCAGCCTGATCCAGGGCGTCGGCTTCGGCATTGCGGCGCTGATGGGCATCGGCGCCGTGTTCGGCGCCATCCTGACGATGTACACGGCGGTGTCCACGCGCTCGAGGGAAATCGCGACGCTGCGCGCGCTCGGCTTCAACACCACCTCGGTGGTGGTCTCCGTGCTCGCCGAGTCACTGGCACTGGCGGCGATCGGCGGCGTCATTGGCGGCGTGGGCGCCTACCTGGCGTTCAACGGCTACCAGACCTCGACCATGAACTTCTCCACCTTCAGCCAGGTGGCATTTGCCTTCCAGGTAACACCCCGGTTGCTGGTTATGGGTCTGGTCTATGCCCTGGCCATGGGGTTGATCGGCGGCCTGTTCCCCGCCGTGCGCGCGGCGCGCCTGCCAATTCCCACCGCATTACGCGAGTTGTAG
- a CDS encoding FtsX-like permease family protein — MKFLPLLWSSLWRKKIRTIFTLLSIFVAFLLFGLLMTIRTAFTFGVDIAGLDRLVLIHKVSLIMPLPVSYLDRLKATEGVTLATHQSWFGGVYQDPANFFAQMVVEPEPFMQMYPEFTISPEHRAAWLADRQGAIVGIDLAKRFGWKVGDRIPILGTIWQPKEGQIWEFNIAGTYDGGPGVDKTQFFFRYDYLDENRRGGEGLVGWYVVRIDDAGKAQQMASTFDSMFANSSAETKTTTEKGFVEGFAKQVGDIGSIMIAITIAVLFTMILVAANTMAQSVRERTSEVGVLKTLGFSNASILVLVLGESLLIAVLGGGLGLLASWLFVQQGDPTNGMLPVFILPARDLVTGAALILVLGVLAGLLPAVNAMQLKITDALRRA; from the coding sequence ATGAAGTTCCTGCCGCTCCTCTGGAGCAGCCTGTGGCGGAAGAAGATCCGCACCATCTTCACGCTGCTCTCGATCTTCGTGGCCTTCCTGCTGTTCGGCCTGCTGATGACCATCCGGACGGCCTTCACGTTCGGCGTCGACATCGCCGGGCTCGATCGGCTGGTGTTGATCCACAAGGTCAGCCTGATCATGCCGCTGCCGGTCTCGTACCTCGACCGCCTGAAGGCGACGGAGGGCGTGACGCTGGCGACGCACCAGTCGTGGTTCGGCGGCGTCTACCAGGACCCGGCCAACTTCTTCGCGCAGATGGTCGTCGAGCCGGAACCGTTCATGCAGATGTATCCGGAATTCACGATCTCGCCGGAACACCGGGCGGCGTGGCTCGCCGACCGCCAGGGCGCCATTGTCGGCATCGATCTGGCGAAGCGCTTCGGGTGGAAGGTGGGCGACCGCATTCCCATCCTGGGCACGATCTGGCAGCCGAAGGAAGGCCAGATCTGGGAGTTCAACATCGCCGGGACCTACGACGGCGGGCCCGGCGTGGACAAGACGCAGTTCTTCTTCCGCTACGACTACCTCGACGAGAACCGCCGCGGCGGCGAAGGCCTCGTCGGCTGGTACGTGGTCAGGATTGACGACGCCGGCAAGGCGCAGCAGATGGCGTCGACGTTCGACTCGATGTTCGCCAACTCGTCGGCCGAAACCAAGACCACCACCGAGAAGGGCTTCGTGGAAGGCTTCGCCAAGCAGGTCGGCGACATCGGCAGCATCATGATCGCGATCACGATCGCGGTGCTCTTCACCATGATCCTGGTGGCCGCCAACACCATGGCGCAGTCGGTGCGCGAGCGGACCAGCGAGGTCGGCGTGCTCAAGACGCTCGGCTTCTCCAATGCCTCGATCCTGGTGCTGGTGCTGGGTGAATCCCTGCTGATCGCGGTGCTCGGCGGCGGGCTCGGATTGCTGGCGTCGTGGCTGTTCGTGCAGCAGGGCGACCCGACCAACGGCATGCTGCCGGTGTTCATCCTGCCGGCGCGCGACCTCGTGACGGGGGCCGCGCTCATTCTCGTGCTCGGCGTGCTCGCCGGTCTGCTGCCGGCGGTGAATGCCATGCAACTGAAGATCACCGACGCCTTGAGGAGGGCCTGA
- a CDS encoding ABC transporter ATP-binding protein — translation MDSLVTVSGVHKYFTRGSERIDVLKGVNLEIPKGDFLALMGPSGSGKTSLLNLMGGLDQPSAGTIEVGGTNIAALSGGMLSKWRANNIGFVFQLYNLLPVLTAERNVDLPLLLTRLSKAERKKRVDIALKVVGLTDRAKHYPRQLSGGQEQRVGIARAIVTDPTLLLADEPTGDLDRKSGDEILDLLQALNRDHGKTIVMVTHDPRAAERAKRTLHLEKGVLMEGVHA, via the coding sequence ATGGATTCACTCGTCACAGTCAGCGGCGTGCACAAGTACTTCACACGGGGAAGCGAACGCATCGACGTGCTGAAGGGCGTGAACCTCGAGATTCCGAAGGGCGACTTCCTCGCGCTGATGGGACCGTCAGGCTCGGGCAAGACGTCGCTGCTCAACCTCATGGGCGGGCTCGACCAGCCGTCGGCCGGCACGATCGAGGTCGGCGGCACCAACATCGCCGCGCTGTCGGGGGGCATGCTCTCGAAATGGCGGGCCAACAACATCGGCTTCGTCTTCCAGTTGTACAACCTGCTGCCGGTGCTGACCGCGGAACGCAACGTCGACCTGCCGCTGCTGCTGACCAGGCTGTCGAAGGCCGAGCGCAAGAAGCGGGTGGACATCGCGCTCAAGGTGGTGGGCCTCACCGATCGCGCCAAGCACTATCCGCGTCAGCTGTCGGGCGGCCAGGAACAGCGCGTCGGCATTGCCCGGGCCATTGTCACCGACCCGACGTTGCTGCTCGCCGACGAGCCGACCGGCGACCTCGACCGCAAGTCCGGCGATGAAATTCTGGACCTGCTGCAGGCGCTCAACCGCGACCACGGCAAGACCATCGTGATGGTCACCCACGACCCGCGGGCCGCCGAGCGCGCCAAGCGCACGCTGCACCTCGAGAAGGGCGTGCTGATGGAAGGAGTGCACGCATGA
- a CDS encoding efflux RND transporter periplasmic adaptor subunit, which produces MADPIDDLSALRIEREPLNTTGGGWVKWVVLLLVLGAAGGGAWYWLTRERPIEVEVVAVTERAAGTQASVLNASGYVTARRRATVSSKVTGKVIEVNVEEGMAVREGQVLARLDDSTLRASIALARAQLEAARQAVPEIDVRLAEARVNLRRQDQLMKDGLTTPSAIDQAQAEVNSLIARLASMREQINVAHSQVALQQTAIDDMVIRAPFSGVAISKDAQPGEMVSPVSAGGGFTRTGISTIVDMRSLEIEVDVNESYINRVSAGQPVSAVLDAYPDWQIPAKVIAVVPTADRQKATVLVRIGFNALDPRILPDMGVKVTFLREADAAAPVAQAMTLVPKGAVKADNGASYVYLVQQDTVERRAIKTGGTDGDRLEVTAGLKGGDRVVVSPPAELAEGVKIIVKR; this is translated from the coding sequence GTGGCTGATCCAATCGACGACTTGTCTGCCTTGCGCATCGAGCGCGAGCCCCTGAACACGACCGGCGGCGGCTGGGTGAAATGGGTCGTGCTGTTGCTGGTGCTGGGCGCCGCCGGTGGCGGCGCCTGGTACTGGCTCACCCGCGAGCGGCCCATCGAAGTGGAAGTGGTCGCCGTGACGGAACGGGCGGCCGGCACGCAGGCATCGGTGCTGAACGCGTCGGGCTACGTCACCGCCCGGCGGCGCGCCACGGTCTCGTCGAAGGTCACCGGCAAGGTGATCGAGGTCAACGTCGAGGAAGGCATGGCCGTGCGCGAGGGCCAGGTACTCGCCCGCCTGGACGATTCGACGCTGCGCGCCTCGATCGCGCTCGCCCGCGCGCAGTTGGAGGCGGCGCGACAGGCGGTTCCCGAAATCGACGTGCGGCTCGCCGAGGCGCGGGTCAACCTGCGCCGGCAGGATCAACTCATGAAGGACGGCCTGACCACGCCGTCGGCCATCGACCAGGCGCAGGCCGAGGTCAACTCCCTGATCGCGCGCCTGGCGTCGATGCGCGAGCAGATCAACGTCGCCCACAGCCAGGTGGCCCTGCAGCAGACCGCGATCGACGACATGGTGATCCGCGCGCCGTTCAGCGGCGTTGCCATCTCGAAGGATGCGCAACCGGGCGAGATGGTCTCGCCGGTGTCGGCCGGCGGCGGCTTCACGCGCACCGGCATCAGCACCATAGTTGACATGCGGTCGCTCGAGATCGAGGTAGACGTCAACGAGAGCTACATCAACCGCGTCAGTGCGGGCCAGCCGGTGTCGGCGGTGCTCGACGCTTATCCCGACTGGCAGATCCCGGCGAAGGTGATCGCGGTGGTGCCCACGGCGGATCGGCAGAAGGCGACGGTGCTGGTCCGCATTGGCTTCAACGCGCTCGACCCGCGCATCCTGCCCGACATGGGCGTCAAGGTCACGTTCCTCCGCGAGGCCGATGCCGCGGCGCCGGTGGCGCAGGCCATGACGCTGGTGCCCAAGGGCGCGGTGAAGGCCGACAACGGCGCCAGCTACGTGTATCTGGTGCAGCAAGACACAGTCGAGCGGCGCGCCATCAAGACCGGCGGCACCGACGGCGACCGCCTCGAAGTGACGGCCGGCCTCAAGGGCGGCGACCGCGTCGTGGTGTCACCGCCGGCGGAGCTCGCCGAGGGCGTCAAGATCATCGTCAAACGGTAG
- a CDS encoding DNA-binding protein, with amino-acid sequence MAERKAFLLRVDPALLEAVQRWANDDLRSLNGQIEFLLRRAVQQAGRIKEPGEEPDPPKG; translated from the coding sequence GTGGCTGAACGGAAAGCGTTTCTCCTTCGTGTCGACCCTGCCCTGCTGGAAGCCGTCCAGCGCTGGGCGAACGACGATCTGCGGAGCCTCAACGGGCAGATCGAGTTCCTCCTGCGCCGCGCGGTCCAGCAGGCAGGCCGCATCAAGGAGCCGGGCGAAGAGCCCGACCCGCCGAAGGGCTGA